Proteins encoded together in one Vitis vinifera cultivar Pinot Noir 40024 chromosome 4, ASM3070453v1 window:
- the LOC100267223 gene encoding U-box domain-containing protein 9, which produces MAKFGVLETDPSMAAKATEELKKELQRLVSRIVDEDESCADTTDKALKILFALRDFKFKGSLDFGVETENPALPQEFRCPISKQLMRDPVVVATGQTYDRPFIQKWLKDGHRTCPRTQQVLSHTILTPNNLVREMISEWCKEHGIELPKPVEDVDEEVITDADRGHLNSLLERMSSSASDQKEAARELRLLTKRMPSFRALFGECTDAVPQLLSPLSPDAVDVDPELQEDLITTVLNLSIHDNNKKLVAEDPMAIPVLIESLKSGTIETRTNAAAALFTLSALDSNKLIIGKSGALKPLLDLLEEGHPLAMKDVASAIFNLCIVLENKGRAVHDGAVTVILKKIMDGILVDELLAILAMLSSHQRAVEEMGELGAVPCLLRIIRESKCERNKENCIAILHTVCFNDRAKLRAIREEENDYGTISRLAQTGTSRAKRKANGILERLNRVALITHTA; this is translated from the exons ATGGCCAAGTTTGGGGTCTTGGAAACTGATCCATCCATGGCAGCCAAGGCCACAGAGGAGCTGAAGAAGGAGTTGCAGAGGCTGGTGAGCAGAATTGTTGATGAAGATGAGAGCTGTGCTGACACCACTGATAAGGCTCTCAAAATTTTGTTTGCTTTGAGAGATTTCAAGTTCAAGGGGTCCCTTGATTTTGGGGTTGAAACGGAGAATCCGGCTCTGCCTCAGGAGTTCAGGTGCCCTATTTCCAAACAGCTCATGAGAGACCCTGTTGTGGTGGCCACTGGCCAG ACATATGACAGGCCCTTCATTCAAAAATGGCTGAAAGACGGGCATAGGACTTGCCCCCGGACCCAACAAGTCCTCTCCCATACCATCCTCACCCCAAATAATTTGGTTCGAGAAATGATTTCAGAATGGTGCAAAGAACATGGGATTGAGCTTCCGAAGCCAGTTGAGGATGTCGATGAGGAAGTGATCACAGATGCAGACAGGGGGCACTTGAATTCGTTGCTTGAGAGGATGTCCTCTTCTGCTTCTGATCAGAAAGAGGCTGCAAGAGAGCTTAGGCTGCTCACAAAGAGGATGCCGTCATTTAGGGCCCTTTTCGGTGAATGCACTGATGCAGTTCCTCAGCTGCTCAGCCCGCTCTCACCAGATGCAGTGGATGTTGATCCTGAACTCCAAGAGGATTTGATCACCACAGTTTTAAATCTCTCGATACATGACAACAACAAGAAGCTAGTTGCAGAGGATCCAATGGCAATCCCCGTGCTCATTGAGTCCTTGAAGAGTGGAACCATTGAGACTAGGACCAACGCTGCTGCAGCCCTTTTCACATTATCAGCCCTTGATTCGAACAAGCTCATTATTGGGAAGTCAGGTGCTCTGAAACCTCTATTAGACTTATTGGAAGAAGGGCATCCATTAGCCATGAAAGATGTTGCCTCGGCCATATTTAATCTATGCATTGTCCTTGAGAACAAAGGGAGGGCTGTCCATGATGGGGCAGTCACAGTGATTCTGAAGAAGATCATGGATGGTATACTTGTTGACGAGCTATTGGCTATTCTCGCAATGTTGTCCAGTCATCAAAGGGCTGTTGAGGAGATGGGGGAGCTCGGAGCAGTTCCTTGCTTGCTTAGAATCATAAGGGAGAGCAAATGTGAGCGCAACAAGGAGAATTGTATTGCCATCCTGCACACGGTTTGTTTCAATGATCGAGCTAAATTGAGGGCAATCAGAGAAGAGGAAAATGACTATGGTACAATCTCGAGGCTGGCGCAGACTGGCACTTCGAGGGCTAAGAGGAAGGCCAACGGCATCCTTGAGAGGCTGAATAGAGTTGCTTTAATCACGCACACTGCATGA